In one Dehalogenimonas formicexedens genomic region, the following are encoded:
- the cimA gene encoding citramalate synthase translates to MARIELYDTTLRDGAQREGISFSVLDKLHIAQKLDEFGFDYIEGGWPGANPKDNEFFQRAAGLGFKKARLVAFGSTRKAGVAVESDANIKALVESGAPVITLVGKSSAPQVEKVLATSLDENIGMVADSIRYLKSLGRTVFLDAEHFFDGFKADREYSLKVLKEAAEAGADCLVLCDTNGGSLPDEVAEAVKTVVAAIEVPVGIHAHNDAELAVANSLAAVKAGATQVQGTINGYGERCGNANLCSIVPALKLKMGIDVIGDLELTRLADLSHFISEVANLSPDPFLPYVGHSAFTHKAGLHVSGLSRWVFAYQHIDPASVGNKPRTLVSELAGRTNIIQRAQEIGVNLSPKSHESQELLERVKKLESMGFQYENAEASFDLLVHRANPGYVPPFHLVDFMVIVEKRRRPPIVACEEEEMMSEAVVKVRVGGEIMHTAAEGSGPVNALDAAMRKALLPSYPALDTVKLTDFKVRILEESTGTESLVRVLIESTDGTDEWHTVGASANLIEASWLALVDSLEYFLIKK, encoded by the coding sequence ATGGCAAGAATCGAACTATACGATACTACCTTGCGCGACGGCGCCCAGCGGGAAGGAATTTCCTTTTCGGTCCTGGACAAACTTCACATCGCCCAAAAACTTGATGAGTTCGGTTTCGATTATATTGAAGGCGGATGGCCGGGGGCCAATCCCAAGGACAACGAATTTTTCCAGCGCGCCGCCGGTTTAGGTTTCAAAAAGGCGAGACTGGTCGCTTTCGGAAGCACCCGGAAGGCTGGCGTAGCCGTCGAGTCCGATGCCAATATCAAGGCCCTCGTCGAATCCGGGGCGCCGGTGATCACCCTGGTGGGCAAGAGTTCAGCCCCGCAGGTCGAGAAAGTCCTGGCAACCAGCCTGGATGAAAACATCGGCATGGTGGCTGATTCCATTCGGTATTTGAAATCGCTCGGTCGCACCGTATTTCTTGATGCCGAGCATTTCTTTGATGGCTTCAAAGCTGACAGGGAATATTCTTTAAAGGTACTTAAAGAAGCTGCTGAAGCTGGGGCAGATTGCCTGGTGCTCTGTGATACCAACGGCGGCAGTCTTCCCGATGAAGTGGCTGAGGCGGTTAAAACTGTCGTCGCGGCAATCGAAGTCCCCGTGGGAATCCATGCCCACAACGATGCTGAACTGGCCGTTGCCAACAGTCTCGCCGCAGTAAAAGCAGGTGCGACGCAGGTACAGGGCACCATCAACGGCTACGGCGAGCGCTGCGGTAACGCCAACCTGTGTTCTATCGTTCCGGCTCTCAAACTAAAAATGGGCATCGATGTGATCGGTGATCTGGAACTGACGCGATTGGCGGATTTGTCCCATTTTATTTCGGAGGTCGCCAATTTATCGCCGGACCCGTTCCTGCCCTACGTGGGTCACAGCGCTTTCACCCACAAAGCCGGGCTCCACGTTTCCGGATTATCCCGCTGGGTCTTTGCCTATCAACATATCGATCCGGCGTCTGTCGGTAACAAACCGAGGACGCTTGTTTCCGAACTTGCAGGGCGAACTAATATAATTCAGCGAGCTCAGGAGATCGGCGTCAACCTGTCGCCCAAAAGCCATGAATCCCAGGAATTGCTGGAACGCGTGAAAAAACTGGAAAGCATGGGCTTTCAATACGAGAACGCAGAAGCATCGTTCGATCTACTCGTGCACCGGGCCAATCCCGGCTACGTACCGCCGTTTCATCTCGTCGATTTCATGGTGATTGTCGAAAAGCGCCGGAGGCCACCGATTGTGGCCTGCGAAGAAGAAGAAATGATGAGTGAAGCGGTGGTAAAGGTCCGTGTCGGCGGTGAGATCATGCACACCGCCGCCGAAGGCAGCGGCCCGGTGAACGCGCTCGACGCTGCGATGCGAAAAGCCCTCCTGCCTTCCTACCCGGCTCTCGATACCGTAAAACTTACTGATTTCAAGGTTCGTATTCTCGAAGAGAGCACCGGTACGGAATCTTTGGTCCGCGTACTTATCGAATCAACTGACGGCACGGATGAATGGCATACAGTCGGTGCTTCAGCCAACCTTATCGAAGCTTCGTGGTTGGCGCTGGTAGACAGCCTGGAATATTTCCTGATCAAAAAATAG
- a CDS encoding SagB/ThcOx family dehydrogenase produces MPAPRTTGITSVEEAIAARRSVRVFSDQPLTLEVLSQLLWSLQGMTGKRFRTVPSAGATYPLQIIAAVGTFGITNLAAGCYLYLSEPHTLRAFKSGDLRTQLAKASLGQQAISTAPLNLVIAADYERTRSRYRNRTERYVHMEAGHAAQNLYLQAAALGLGTAAIGAFDDTGMKDILSVPGDFRHLYIIPVGVPAKTIF; encoded by the coding sequence TTGCCAGCTCCGAGAACTACGGGCATAACGAGCGTCGAAGAAGCCATCGCCGCGCGCCGTTCCGTCCGGGTGTTCTCCGATCAACCTTTGACTCTGGAGGTTTTGTCACAGCTGCTGTGGTCCCTCCAGGGAATGACCGGCAAGCGCTTCCGTACCGTTCCCAGCGCAGGAGCGACATATCCCCTTCAAATAATCGCTGCCGTCGGGACCTTTGGCATAACTAACCTTGCGGCAGGATGCTACCTATACCTGTCTGAACCGCACACGCTTAGAGCCTTCAAAAGCGGCGATCTGAGAACCCAGCTGGCCAAGGCATCATTGGGACAACAGGCAATCTCTACAGCTCCACTCAATCTGGTCATAGCGGCAGATTACGAACGCACCCGGAGCCGTTACCGCAACAGGACCGAGCGCTATGTACACATGGAAGCGGGGCACGCCGCTCAGAATCTTTACTTGCAGGCGGCTGCGCTGGGACTCGGGACGGCTGCCATCGGCGCTTTCGACGACACGGGCATGAAGGATATTCTCTCCGTGCCCGGAGACTTCCGGCATCTGTACATTATACCCGTTGGTGTTCCCGCCAAAACTATTTTTTGA
- a CDS encoding thymidylate synthase, producing the protein MRASSITARDLSEAWFFCLREVLSHGYEYKIDRGSYAGQKRKELDMVTVQITNPENRPIIPDVPPGVPPPSTMEYLDHYLPYLMTGQRAEGEQYTYGQYLEGQIAEVIRMYREEGYNTNQAFMTVGNPEAIYLTDPPCLRSVDTRIRYGKLHFIVYFRSWDLWAGFPSNLAALQILKEYMAAEIGVEPGETIAISKGMHLYDYAWDIAKTACGLTE; encoded by the coding sequence ATGAGAGCATCGAGCATTACCGCCCGTGACCTGTCTGAAGCGTGGTTCTTTTGCTTGCGAGAAGTGTTAAGCCACGGCTACGAATACAAGATCGATCGTGGCAGTTATGCGGGGCAAAAGCGAAAAGAGCTGGACATGGTAACGGTCCAGATAACTAATCCGGAAAACCGACCAATCATTCCCGATGTTCCGCCGGGAGTCCCCCCGCCTTCCACCATGGAGTACCTGGACCATTATCTGCCGTACCTCATGACCGGGCAGCGCGCGGAAGGCGAGCAGTATACGTATGGGCAATATCTTGAAGGCCAGATAGCCGAAGTAATCCGGATGTACAGGGAAGAAGGCTATAACACCAACCAGGCTTTCATGACCGTCGGTAATCCCGAGGCAATATATTTAACCGATCCGCCATGCCTGCGAAGTGTAGATACCCGCATCCGCTACGGGAAGCTTCATTTTATCGTCTATTTCCGGTCTTGGGACTTGTGGGCGGGATTCCCGTCGAACCTGGCGGCGCTGCAAATCCTAAAGGAATACATGGCAGCGGAGATCGGCGTTGAACCCGGTGAGACGATCGCAATAAGCAAAGGCATGCATCTTTACGACTACGCGTGGGACATCGCCAAAACCGCCTGCGGGCTGACAGAATAA
- the nth gene encoding endonuclease III produces MTDKPADIHETIKRLKSAYPASRIALNFKSPLELLAAVILSAQTTDVAINSLTPALFDRYKSAQDYAAADAQELEGLIKRSGFYHAKAKSLMGMGKILVERFNGQVPSTMADLTEIPGVGRKTANIVLWNAFGKIEGIAVDTHVARLSKRLGFTQEDDPVKIEKDLMKLVPHGDWGRFSHWLQDHGRAVCTARKPNCAGCLLNDICPSAFKV; encoded by the coding sequence ATGACTGATAAACCCGCTGACATTCATGAAACGATAAAACGCCTGAAGTCCGCTTACCCCGCGTCCCGAATTGCTCTGAATTTCAAGAGTCCCCTGGAACTGTTGGCCGCCGTAATCTTGTCGGCCCAAACCACCGATGTGGCGATCAACTCTCTCACCCCGGCCCTTTTCGACAGATATAAGAGCGCTCAGGATTACGCCGCTGCCGACGCGCAGGAACTTGAAGGTTTGATAAAGCGATCGGGTTTTTACCACGCAAAAGCCAAGAGTCTCATGGGCATGGGGAAAATCCTGGTTGAAAGATTCAACGGGCAAGTTCCTTCAACCATGGCTGACTTGACGGAAATACCCGGTGTCGGACGGAAAACTGCCAATATAGTGTTGTGGAATGCATTCGGGAAGATCGAGGGAATCGCTGTCGACACTCATGTCGCCAGGTTGTCCAAGCGCTTGGGTTTTACTCAAGAAGACGATCCTGTGAAGATCGAGAAGGACTTGATGAAGCTAGTGCCCCATGGTGATTGGGGCAGGTTCTCACACTGGCTTCAAGACCATGGCCGGGCGGTCTGTACCGCGCGGAAACCAAATTGCGCGGGATGCCTTTTGAACGATATTTGTCCGTCCGCTTTCAAAGTTTAG
- a CDS encoding TatD family hydrolase produces the protein MPLNLIDSHAHLDLPDFNPDFGDVLNRAKWAGIQVIITIGIDLPSSKKAVELAKHYQNIYATVGIHPTETAAFTDNSRNEITELAKSPKVVAIGETGLDFYHKPFSESQQLEILKFQLELAVETGKPVVVHCREADSVLVPILIDWAKTCHRHPKGVIHCFNGSIDTARKYLDAGFFISLGGYVTYPSSRKNHEVYRFVPQDRLLLETDCPFLPPQTQRGKRNEPSYLIQTAQALAEIRGVPIENIAENTTRNTGNLFRLG, from the coding sequence ATGCCGCTGAACTTGATCGATAGCCATGCTCACCTCGATCTGCCGGATTTCAACCCGGATTTCGGTGATGTTCTAAACCGCGCCAAATGGGCGGGAATCCAGGTCATAATTACCATCGGAATAGATTTGCCATCGAGTAAAAAAGCGGTCGAACTGGCGAAGCATTATCAAAATATCTATGCCACCGTCGGCATCCATCCTACTGAAACCGCCGCGTTCACTGATAATTCACGAAATGAAATCACAGAATTAGCGAAAAGCCCAAAAGTAGTTGCGATTGGCGAGACAGGACTGGATTTTTACCACAAACCGTTTTCCGAAAGCCAGCAGCTCGAAATCTTGAAATTCCAACTCGAACTTGCGGTGGAAACCGGCAAACCGGTCGTCGTACACTGTCGGGAGGCCGATTCTGTGTTGGTACCGATTCTCATTGATTGGGCTAAAACCTGTCACCGCCACCCCAAGGGAGTCATCCACTGCTTTAACGGATCGATCGATACAGCACGGAAATATTTGGATGCCGGCTTCTTCATCTCGCTTGGCGGCTATGTGACTTATCCCTCGTCGCGGAAGAATCATGAAGTTTACCGGTTTGTCCCCCAGGATCGGCTATTATTGGAAACTGACTGCCCGTTTCTTCCGCCGCAAACTCAACGGGGAAAGCGCAATGAACCCTCTTATCTTATCCAAACTGCTCAGGCTCTAGCTGAAATCAGAGGTGTTCCGATCGAAAATATTGCGGAAAATACCACCCGGAACACAGGGAATTTGTTTAGATTAGGGTAA
- a CDS encoding NADH-quinone oxidoreductase subunit N translates to MNYSLLAPEFIVLGTAVAVILVDLFASNKKTLVGLSVAGLIASIVVAAFQWPSTPQSLFGGMIAHDSLAGFFKIFFPIMAGLVVLASADYVENFKKFQGEYHALVLLAALGMMLIAQSSNLITLYLSLEITAVSFYVLVGIQKDKKSTESALKYVLLSGVASAVLVYGMALVFGFTGFTGLSEIAGALQSMPPSHILGSPGLLMGLIFVIAGLGFKIAAVPFQFWVPDVYEGAPTPITMYLSVASKAAGFALVIRVLSSAFIEPSALANQWAPVVAVIAAIGMTAGNLMAIPQRNIKRLLGYSTIAHAGYMLVGLAALGSQPSNSSLAIGSVLFYLICFAVSDLAAFICIIAVSRQLKSDDFPAYAGLARTSPIIAGALTLALLSLTGFPPTAGFLAKFYVFNAGVQADLLWLVVIAAINTVISAYYYFGVIKVLWLRAPAAPATVPASNPLKTALAISTIGILILGIVPAAALKLSEAAAAIFVP, encoded by the coding sequence TTGAACTACAGCCTCCTGGCACCCGAGTTCATCGTTCTTGGAACGGCTGTTGCCGTAATCCTGGTCGACCTGTTTGCCTCTAACAAGAAGACACTGGTTGGCCTTTCTGTTGCCGGGCTGATTGCGTCGATCGTCGTGGCCGCCTTTCAATGGCCTTCCACTCCGCAGAGCCTCTTCGGCGGCATGATCGCCCACGATTCACTCGCCGGTTTTTTCAAGATATTTTTCCCGATAATGGCCGGCCTTGTAGTCCTCGCTTCAGCGGACTACGTTGAAAACTTTAAAAAATTCCAGGGCGAATATCACGCCCTTGTCTTATTGGCTGCCCTGGGCATGATGCTTATCGCTCAATCTTCCAATTTGATTACGTTGTATCTTTCATTGGAGATCACCGCTGTCTCTTTTTACGTGCTGGTAGGCATCCAGAAAGATAAGAAATCGACTGAGTCGGCGCTGAAATACGTTCTGCTCTCAGGCGTCGCCTCGGCGGTGCTGGTTTACGGCATGGCCCTGGTTTTCGGGTTCACCGGGTTCACCGGGCTGTCCGAAATCGCCGGGGCACTCCAATCTATGCCACCTTCCCATATTTTAGGCAGTCCGGGTTTATTAATGGGATTGATATTCGTCATCGCCGGTTTGGGGTTCAAGATTGCCGCCGTCCCGTTTCAATTCTGGGTCCCGGACGTTTATGAAGGCGCACCGACGCCCATTACGATGTATCTTTCCGTGGCTTCCAAGGCGGCTGGTTTCGCACTGGTAATCAGAGTGCTAAGCAGCGCGTTCATCGAGCCGTCTGCGCTGGCTAACCAGTGGGCGCCGGTTGTTGCCGTGATAGCAGCGATAGGGATGACCGCCGGCAACCTGATGGCAATTCCTCAAAGGAACATCAAACGCCTGCTCGGTTATTCGACCATTGCCCACGCTGGTTACATGCTAGTTGGTTTGGCGGCTTTGGGCAGCCAACCATCAAACTCGAGCCTGGCGATTGGAAGTGTTCTTTTTTATCTTATTTGCTTCGCGGTGAGCGATCTGGCGGCTTTTATCTGCATCATCGCCGTTTCAAGACAACTAAAGAGCGATGACTTCCCAGCCTATGCGGGGTTGGCTCGTACCTCTCCAATTATAGCCGGCGCCCTGACGTTGGCACTGCTTTCCCTTACCGGATTTCCGCCTACGGCTGGATTCTTGGCCAAATTTTATGTTTTCAATGCCGGTGTCCAGGCGGATCTGTTGTGGCTTGTGGTTATCGCTGCGATCAATACGGTGATCTCGGCTTACTACTATTTTGGCGTCATCAAGGTTCTCTGGTTAAGAGCACCCGCCGCCCCTGCCACCGTCCCAGCCTCGAACCCGCTGAAGACTGCTCTTGCCATATCGACGATCGGCATCCTGATCCTTGGCATAGTGCCAGCGGCAGCGTTGAAATTGTCTGAGGCGGCGGCAGCGATATTTGTACCTTAA
- a CDS encoding complex I subunit 4 family protein — MHIPLLTLTIAIPIAGMLLIAFWPRLSPRTIKWVSLVATAIPLLVSLFVFAGFDRSDSMSGVMQFTEKLSWIPLINANYSLGVDGLSLPFLLLTTFIGFLVILISWKIDLRVREYFAWVLLLQAAITGVFIATDFLLFFIFWELELIPMYFLIAIWGAGRREYSALKYVLYTLLGGAFILAGILILYFATGSLDMVNLINTDLTGVMKSGMLALTFVFFFLGFAIKLPVFPFHTWLPDAHTDAPTAVSVILAGTLLKMGGYAMIRINAAMFPDEALKFAPVILVLAVINVIYGGAITLKQTDIKRLIAYSSISHMGFVLLGIFALGQISMVGASLQMVSHGIITGLLFAIVGVVMHNSHERSIPKLGGLANQMPRTAVIFILGGLGAMAVPATSGFIAEVTVFLGSFSSGVVGGIQVFTLLCLLGILLAAAYILWTVQRVFFGLPHPKFEGVHDADRVEQTFSIIFIAAMFVIGLYPRVITDIIDSGIRPIAAVFGGS; from the coding sequence TTGCATATCCCATTATTGACACTTACCATCGCTATCCCGATCGCCGGGATGCTTCTGATAGCTTTTTGGCCTCGACTTTCTCCAAGAACCATCAAATGGGTGTCTCTCGTCGCCACCGCAATTCCTCTGCTCGTTTCACTGTTCGTCTTTGCCGGCTTCGATCGCTCGGATTCGATGAGTGGCGTCATGCAGTTCACTGAAAAACTATCGTGGATTCCGCTCATCAACGCCAATTATTCTCTGGGAGTCGACGGGCTGTCACTTCCTTTCCTGCTGTTGACGACATTTATTGGTTTCCTGGTAATCCTGATTTCATGGAAAATCGATCTCAGGGTCAGGGAATATTTCGCCTGGGTGCTGCTCCTGCAGGCCGCCATCACCGGAGTCTTTATCGCCACCGATTTCCTTCTGTTCTTCATCTTCTGGGAGCTTGAATTGATCCCCATGTACTTCCTGATCGCCATCTGGGGCGCCGGGCGGAGGGAGTATTCGGCTCTCAAGTACGTTCTTTACACCTTGCTGGGCGGCGCTTTTATCCTCGCTGGCATTTTGATCCTTTATTTCGCAACAGGTTCTCTGGACATGGTGAACCTGATCAACACCGATCTGACCGGGGTCATGAAATCCGGCATGTTGGCGCTCACATTCGTCTTTTTCTTCCTTGGGTTCGCCATCAAGTTACCGGTCTTTCCATTCCATACCTGGCTGCCGGACGCACATACGGATGCTCCGACGGCGGTTTCAGTGATCCTTGCCGGCACGCTCCTGAAAATGGGCGGCTACGCCATGATCCGCATCAATGCCGCCATGTTCCCGGATGAAGCGCTTAAATTCGCGCCGGTTATTCTTGTGCTGGCCGTAATCAACGTCATTTACGGCGGCGCGATTACACTCAAGCAAACGGATATCAAGCGCCTGATTGCGTACTCTTCCATCAGTCATATGGGATTTGTCCTGCTCGGCATCTTTGCGCTTGGTCAAATATCGATGGTCGGAGCTTCGCTCCAGATGGTCTCCCACGGTATTATCACCGGGCTTTTATTCGCCATCGTGGGCGTGGTGATGCACAACAGCCACGAACGCAGCATTCCGAAGCTCGGAGGTCTGGCTAACCAAATGCCGCGGACGGCGGTTATCTTTATCCTGGGCGGCTTGGGCGCTATGGCTGTACCAGCGACCTCGGGCTTCATCGCAGAAGTTACAGTGTTCCTGGGCTCCTTCAGCAGCGGGGTCGTCGGGGGTATCCAGGTCTTCACCCTGCTATGCTTGTTGGGTATTCTATTAGCCGCGGCGTACATTTTGTGGACTGTTCAGCGCGTGTTCTTTGGCCTGCCGCACCCCAAATTCGAAGGTGTCCATGACGCGGACAGGGTTGAGCAGACATTCTCCATCATATTCATCGCGGCAATGTTCGTCATTGGCTTGTACCCCCGCGTTATCACCGACATCATCGATAGCGGGATACGTCCGATCGCGGCCGTTTTCGGAGGTTCATAG